A genomic window from Serratia liquefaciens includes:
- a CDS encoding pirin family protein — translation MSNSRPTYSSSSRDCPVVDGIRQIQRIAVRNAEVGGIPISRALPTRERRTLGAWCFLDHAGPSVFSGTSQGMDVGPHPHIGLQTFTWMIEGEVLHRDSLGSEQVIRPGQVNLMTAGRGIAHTEQSIGEQRRLHAAQLWIALPAEQADTAPRFDHYPDLPCWLRDEVKHTLLVGEFEQYRSPVSTFSPLIAIDLEWQADGYLQLPLREDFEIGLLPLIGAFEVNDEKFSPDEFAYLGKNLNRIELHGKKGSRTLLIGGLPLDEEILIWWNFVGHNKQEITRAQHDWEQGNSRFPDVVGYSGPRMTAPRLPWSDD, via the coding sequence ATGAGCAATTCCCGCCCAACCTATTCATCCTCTTCCCGTGATTGTCCTGTGGTTGACGGCATCCGTCAGATCCAACGTATTGCCGTGCGCAACGCCGAAGTTGGCGGTATCCCGATAAGCCGTGCCTTGCCCACCCGTGAACGGCGTACGCTGGGCGCATGGTGCTTTCTCGACCATGCAGGCCCCTCGGTATTCAGCGGTACCTCGCAAGGGATGGACGTAGGCCCACACCCGCATATCGGTCTGCAAACCTTTACCTGGATGATTGAAGGGGAAGTGCTGCACCGGGATAGCCTGGGCAGCGAGCAGGTGATACGACCCGGGCAGGTCAATCTGATGACGGCAGGGCGAGGTATAGCGCATACAGAACAGTCGATCGGGGAACAACGGCGTTTGCATGCTGCGCAATTGTGGATAGCGCTACCCGCAGAACAAGCCGATACGGCGCCGCGTTTCGATCATTATCCCGACTTGCCGTGCTGGCTGCGCGATGAGGTCAAACATACTTTGCTGGTGGGGGAGTTCGAACAATATCGCTCTCCGGTGTCGACTTTTTCGCCGTTAATCGCCATTGATTTGGAATGGCAGGCTGACGGCTATTTGCAATTACCTCTGCGAGAAGATTTTGAAATAGGCTTATTGCCCCTTATTGGTGCATTTGAGGTTAATGATGAAAAATTTTCACCTGATGAATTTGCCTATTTAGGTAAAAATCTTAACCGTATCGAGTTACATGGCAAGAAGGGCAGTCGCACATTATTAATCGGTGGGCTGCCATTAGACGAAGAGATTCTCATTTGGTGGAATTTTGTCGGTCACAACAAGCAAGAGATTACTCGCGCACAGCATGATTGGGAGCAGGGGAATTCACGTTTTCCCGATGTCGTCGGCTATTCCGGTCCCCGTATGACCGCGCCACGCCTGCCCTGGAGCGATGATTGA
- a CDS encoding DUF4060 family protein, producing the protein MKRIIKGDKNLSHLVIAHAAIDRHAESFGQRRQGWPSTYLIKYQNDRVAVEVVTRRQSYVATLMIGARNLTKLCGLSS; encoded by the coding sequence ATGAAGCGCATTATTAAAGGTGATAAAAACTTGTCTCATCTGGTGATTGCCCACGCGGCAATCGATCGTCATGCCGAAAGCTTTGGTCAGCGCCGACAGGGCTGGCCGTCAACCTATCTGATAAAATATCAAAACGATCGCGTGGCGGTAGAGGTGGTAACACGCCGCCAGTCCTACGTCGCCACGCTGATGATTGGTGCCCGCAACCTGACCAAACTTTGCGGTCTGTCCAGCTAA
- the lysM gene encoding peptidoglycan-binding protein LysM yields the protein MGLFNFVKEAGEKLWDTVTGNATAEDQSAKLKDHLNKTGLPGIDKVDVQVVDGKAVVTGDAVSQELKEKILVAIGNVAGISGVEDKVAVEQAAAESRFYTVKKGDTLSAVSKEVYGNANLYNKIFEANKPMLSSPDKIYPGQVLRIPQ from the coding sequence ATGGGTTTGTTTAACTTCGTCAAAGAAGCGGGCGAGAAACTGTGGGACACAGTGACCGGCAATGCGACAGCCGAAGATCAAAGCGCCAAACTGAAGGACCATCTCAATAAAACCGGCTTGCCGGGTATCGATAAGGTTGATGTGCAGGTGGTTGACGGTAAAGCCGTGGTAACCGGGGATGCGGTCAGTCAGGAATTGAAAGAGAAGATCCTGGTGGCCATCGGTAACGTGGCGGGTATCAGCGGCGTGGAAGACAAGGTAGCGGTTGAACAAGCAGCCGCCGAAAGCCGTTTCTATACCGTGAAGAAAGGCGACACCCTGAGCGCGGTTTCGAAAGAAGTGTATGGCAACGCGAATCTTTATAACAAGATTTTCGAAGCGAACAAGCCAATGCTGTCCAGCCCGGACAAAATCTATCCGGGACAGGTGCTGCGTATTCCGCAGTAA
- a CDS encoding amino acid permease, with the protein MGGQQQDTPLKRGLKNRHIQLIALGGAIGTGLFLGIAQTIKMAGPSVLLGYAIGGFIAFLIMRQLGEMVVEEPVAGSFSHFAYKYWGDFAGFLSGWNYWAMFILVGMAELTAVGIYIQYWWPDIPTWVSAAVFFVLINLINLVNVRLYGETEFWFAIIKVVAIVGMILFGAWLLASGNGGPQASLNNLWEQGGFMPHGISGLVMAMAVIMFSFGGLEMVGITAAEAADPRRSIPKATNQVVYRILIFYIGSLTVLLSLYPWDKVVEGGSPFVMIFHALDSSLVATLLNVVVLTAALSVYNSGVYANSRMLFGLATQGNAPKALTRVNKRGVPVLSIALSALVTSVGVLINYVMPGKAFELLMALVVSTLVINWVMICLAHLRFRAAKNRQGVIPSFKALWYPFGNYLCLVFLSLILVIMYFSEGIRISVLLMPVWILLLWVGFKLTRRKGANVRR; encoded by the coding sequence ATGGGCGGTCAGCAGCAGGATACCCCGCTAAAACGCGGTTTAAAAAACAGACACATACAACTTATCGCCCTGGGCGGCGCCATTGGCACCGGCCTGTTTCTCGGCATTGCGCAGACCATTAAAATGGCCGGCCCTTCGGTCTTGCTGGGCTATGCCATCGGCGGGTTCATTGCCTTCCTGATTATGCGTCAGCTGGGGGAGATGGTGGTCGAGGAGCCGGTTGCCGGGTCGTTCAGCCACTTCGCTTATAAATATTGGGGCGATTTCGCCGGTTTTCTTTCCGGTTGGAACTACTGGGCGATGTTCATTTTGGTCGGCATGGCCGAACTGACCGCCGTCGGTATTTATATTCAGTACTGGTGGCCGGACATCCCGACCTGGGTTTCCGCCGCGGTGTTCTTTGTTCTGATTAATTTGATCAACCTGGTCAATGTCCGACTGTATGGCGAGACCGAGTTTTGGTTTGCCATCATCAAGGTGGTGGCGATTGTCGGTATGATCCTGTTCGGTGCCTGGCTGCTGGCCAGCGGCAACGGCGGTCCGCAAGCCAGCCTCAACAACCTGTGGGAGCAGGGGGGCTTTATGCCGCACGGCATCAGCGGGCTGGTGATGGCGATGGCGGTGATCATGTTCTCGTTCGGCGGCCTGGAAATGGTCGGTATTACCGCGGCCGAAGCCGCCGATCCGCGCCGCAGTATCCCCAAGGCCACCAATCAGGTGGTTTACCGCATCCTGATTTTTTATATTGGTTCGCTAACGGTCCTGCTGTCGCTTTATCCGTGGGACAAAGTGGTCGAGGGTGGCAGCCCGTTCGTGATGATCTTCCATGCGTTGGACAGCAGCCTGGTGGCGACCCTGCTTAACGTGGTGGTCCTGACGGCGGCGCTGTCGGTATACAACAGCGGCGTCTACGCCAACAGCCGCATGCTGTTCGGCCTGGCTACGCAGGGCAATGCGCCCAAGGCGTTGACCCGGGTGAACAAGCGTGGCGTGCCAGTGTTGTCGATTGCGCTGTCGGCGCTGGTGACCTCTGTCGGCGTTCTGATCAACTATGTGATGCCCGGCAAGGCGTTTGAATTGCTGATGGCGCTGGTGGTGTCCACGCTGGTGATTAACTGGGTGATGATTTGCCTGGCGCATTTGCGCTTTCGCGCGGCGAAAAACCGTCAGGGCGTGATCCCGAGCTTTAAGGCGCTGTGGTACCCGTTCGGCAACTATTTGTGCCTGGTGTTCCTCAGTCTGATCCTGGTCATCATGTATTTCAGCGAGGGGATCCGTATCTCGGTGTTGCTGATGCCGGTGTGGATCTTGCTGTTGTGGGTAGGATTCAAGCTGACGCGCCGCAAAGGCGCTAACGTTCGGCGTTAA
- a CDS encoding DUF1304 domain-containing protein, with protein sequence MIILSNIAVLLIAAIHLYILILEMFLWQKPTGRRVFATTAEFAAATRVLAANQGLYNGFLAAGLAWAVWREEPAVQLFFLGCVLVAGVFGGLTASRKILRVQALPALVAILVVLWAH encoded by the coding sequence ATGATAATTCTTTCTAATATAGCGGTGTTGCTTATTGCCGCGATCCATTTGTATATCCTGATCCTGGAAATGTTCCTATGGCAGAAGCCTACCGGCAGGCGAGTGTTCGCCACCACCGCAGAGTTTGCTGCGGCCACACGGGTACTGGCGGCCAACCAAGGATTATATAATGGTTTTCTGGCGGCAGGATTAGCCTGGGCCGTCTGGCGTGAGGAGCCGGCGGTGCAACTGTTCTTTCTTGGGTGCGTGCTGGTGGCGGGCGTGTTTGGTGGGTTGACCGCGAGCCGCAAGATCCTCCGTGTACAGGCGCTGCCCGCATTGGTCGCTATTTTAGTGGTGCTGTGGGCGCATTAG
- a CDS encoding phage protein NinX family protein, whose protein sequence is MIKWYEESDAEVNRSIALITGENPDKWYPYGGVKGKDYCKNPSDAWPIICANKISLNADSQGDNPQWQASMITQRGEWQADSSSPLRAAMICFLLSQQANEMIR, encoded by the coding sequence ATGATTAAATGGTATGAAGAAAGCGACGCCGAGGTGAACCGTAGCATTGCGTTGATCACCGGAGAAAATCCGGACAAATGGTATCCCTACGGCGGCGTGAAAGGTAAAGACTATTGCAAGAATCCCTCCGATGCCTGGCCGATTATCTGCGCCAATAAAATCAGCCTGAATGCCGACAGCCAGGGCGATAATCCCCAGTGGCAGGCGAGCATGATCACCCAACGCGGCGAATGGCAGGCAGACAGTAGCAGCCCGCTGCGCGCGGCAATGATCTGCTTCCTGCTGAGCCAACAAGCCAACGAAATGATCCGTTGA
- the ompC gene encoding porin OmpC, with protein sequence MMKRSVLALAIALGAMTSFANAAEIYNKDGNKLDLYGRVAAKHVFSDDKSEDGDKTYVRFGFKGETQINDQLTGYGQWEYNVQANHDEAQGTAGTKTRLGFAGLKFANYGSFDYGRNYGVVYDAEAYTDMLPEYGGDSYSYTDNFMTARSNGLATYRNRDFFGLVEGLNLALQYQGKNDSDSRGVTKQNGDGYGMSLDYQDIGGSGIGVAAAFSDSNRTSDQKKSVYGKGDSATAWTTAIKYDANQVYLAAMYADTRNMTPISGNGVSGFANKTQNFEVVAQYQFENGLRPSLAYVQSKGKDIEGIGDVDLVKYVEVGATYYFNKNMYTYVDYKINQLNDDNKLKLSTDDVVAVNLTYRF encoded by the coding sequence ATGATGAAACGCAGTGTATTAGCCTTAGCTATTGCCTTAGGGGCAATGACCTCCTTTGCCAACGCGGCAGAAATTTATAATAAAGATGGCAATAAACTCGATCTGTACGGTCGCGTAGCCGCCAAACATGTTTTCAGCGATGACAAATCCGAAGATGGCGACAAGACTTATGTCCGCTTCGGTTTTAAAGGCGAAACGCAAATCAATGACCAACTGACCGGTTACGGCCAGTGGGAATACAACGTCCAGGCCAACCACGATGAAGCGCAGGGCACTGCAGGCACCAAAACCCGTCTGGGCTTTGCCGGCCTGAAGTTCGCCAACTACGGTTCATTCGACTACGGCCGTAACTACGGCGTGGTGTACGACGCAGAAGCCTATACCGACATGCTGCCGGAATACGGCGGCGACTCCTACAGCTACACCGACAACTTCATGACCGCCCGTTCCAACGGTCTGGCAACTTACCGTAACCGCGACTTCTTCGGCCTGGTGGAAGGCCTGAACCTGGCGTTGCAGTACCAGGGCAAAAACGACAGCGACAGCCGCGGTGTGACCAAACAAAACGGCGACGGTTACGGCATGTCCCTGGATTACCAGGACATCGGCGGCTCCGGCATCGGCGTAGCGGCGGCATTCTCGGATTCCAACCGCACCAGCGATCAGAAAAAATCTGTTTACGGTAAAGGCGACAGCGCAACGGCCTGGACCACGGCGATTAAATACGACGCCAACCAGGTTTACCTGGCCGCCATGTACGCCGATACGCGCAACATGACGCCAATCAGCGGCAACGGTGTCTCTGGCTTCGCCAACAAAACGCAGAACTTCGAAGTTGTTGCTCAGTACCAGTTTGAAAACGGTCTGCGTCCTTCTCTGGCCTACGTGCAGTCTAAAGGCAAGGATATCGAAGGGATTGGCGATGTTGACCTGGTGAAATACGTGGAAGTGGGTGCGACTTACTACTTCAACAAAAACATGTACACCTACGTTGACTACAAAATCAACCAGTTGAACGACGATAACAAACTGAAGCTGAGCACCGACGACGTCGTGGCAGTGAACCTGACCTATCGTTTCTAA
- a CDS encoding YobH family protein — protein sequence MSKLIKGLLLLAVVYGVFLFSGYGVLVGSNKNVAGLGLQCKYMTARNVVIAQYLHGDNGVIGVADCPLFKKVETVVD from the coding sequence ATGAGTAAGCTGATTAAAGGGTTGCTGCTACTGGCAGTGGTGTATGGCGTATTTTTGTTTTCGGGATATGGCGTATTGGTCGGCAGCAACAAGAACGTAGCTGGCCTGGGATTGCAGTGTAAATACATGACCGCACGCAATGTGGTAATTGCGCAGTATCTGCACGGTGACAACGGCGTCATTGGCGTGGCCGACTGTCCGCTGTTCAAGAAAGTCGAAACGGTGGTGGATTGA
- a CDS encoding YebO family protein, with protein MYDLGFGSNSLLSLALAVLALLVGLWVWFLVNRASVRANEQVRLLQEIAEQQRQQTALLKSLAQSARGDSVTDDDDLSPALDFKGFIPER; from the coding sequence ATGTACGATTTAGGTTTTGGTTCGAATAGCCTGCTTTCGCTGGCCCTCGCGGTGCTGGCGCTGTTGGTGGGATTATGGGTCTGGTTCCTGGTGAATCGTGCCAGTGTGCGCGCCAATGAACAGGTCCGTCTGCTGCAGGAAATTGCCGAGCAGCAGCGTCAGCAGACTGCATTGTTGAAAAGCCTGGCGCAAAGCGCGCGTGGCGATAGCGTGACCGACGATGACGATCTCAGCCCGGCGCTGGATTTCAAAGGTTTTATCCCCGAGCGTTAA
- a CDS encoding YebW family protein: MYALVMFVCYLDGGCADIVVDVLRDERQCLISMKEQNLRHAGCFPFEDFIDGFWLPANEYAPM; this comes from the coding sequence ATGTACGCCTTGGTGATGTTTGTCTGTTATCTGGACGGCGGCTGCGCCGATATCGTGGTTGACGTGCTGCGTGACGAACGCCAGTGCCTGATCAGTATGAAAGAACAAAACCTGCGCCACGCCGGCTGCTTCCCGTTTGAAGATTTTATCGATGGTTTTTGGCTACCCGCCAACGAATATGCGCCGATGTAA
- a CDS encoding YccJ family protein, with translation MANHNVKSWATVRETSVEIAEAIFELAKNDEVLAQKIWEEGSDEALQLAFTKTSADQLYWGEETVERKNV, from the coding sequence ATGGCAAACCACAATGTGAAATCCTGGGCCACCGTGCGTGAAACCTCGGTTGAGATCGCGGAGGCAATTTTTGAGCTGGCAAAAAACGATGAGGTTCTGGCACAGAAAATCTGGGAGGAAGGCAGTGACGAAGCGTTGCAACTGGCTTTCACCAAAACCAGTGCCGACCAGCTGTACTGGGGCGAAGAAACCGTAGAGCGAAAAAACGTCTAA
- the pgeF gene encoding peptidoglycan editing factor PgeF gives MTDYSPLLNRVPAIRHGFGNKSALLPGHLQPYRATLPEKKQVHGTRIVDVTQAAQACGEADGFYTTQPGILLSVLTADCLPVIFSRHDGSAIAAVHAGWRGLLDGVLEQLAARIALDDSTANWIASIGPAAGPCCYEVNEELVARFKQQLPLPASLISPHYRHLDLAAIAESKLHELGFAAVDHAGSCTICTPNTDPLQPQRFKYTSYRRNSHRREQDPSHPGITGRNQYAAIIITGE, from the coding sequence ATGACTGATTACTCCCCGCTTCTCAACCGCGTTCCCGCTATTCGACACGGTTTCGGCAACAAGAGTGCGCTGCTGCCTGGGCATCTTCAGCCCTACCGCGCCACCCTGCCGGAAAAAAAGCAGGTACACGGCACACGCATCGTTGACGTCACGCAGGCAGCACAGGCGTGCGGTGAAGCCGATGGGTTCTATACCACCCAACCGGGCATTCTGCTCAGCGTGTTAACGGCAGACTGCCTGCCGGTGATTTTCAGCCGCCACGACGGCTCGGCCATTGCTGCCGTGCATGCCGGCTGGCGAGGGCTGCTGGATGGCGTTCTGGAGCAACTGGCGGCGCGTATCGCCCTAGATGACTCAACTGCCAACTGGATCGCGTCCATCGGCCCTGCGGCCGGCCCATGCTGTTATGAGGTGAACGAAGAGCTGGTTGCGCGGTTCAAACAGCAGTTGCCGCTGCCCGCCAGCTTAATCAGCCCCCACTATCGTCACCTGGATCTGGCCGCGATCGCCGAATCAAAACTTCACGAGCTGGGGTTCGCCGCCGTGGATCATGCCGGGAGCTGCACTATCTGCACGCCAAATACCGATCCGCTCCAGCCACAGCGGTTTAAATACACCAGCTATCGGCGTAACAGCCACCGACGCGAACAGGATCCCAGTCACCCTGGCATCACCGGACGCAATCAGTACGCGGCCATTATTATCACCGGCGAATAG
- a CDS encoding PhoP/PhoQ regulator MgrB yields the protein MRLLNLLRKKVLVIVAFLAACLFFYLLALDSYCDEGGSFALGVCSVTRFIPW from the coding sequence ATGAGGCTGCTAAATTTGTTGCGAAAAAAAGTCCTCGTGATAGTGGCGTTCCTCGCGGCCTGTCTGTTTTTTTATCTGCTGGCGCTCGATAGCTACTGCGATGAGGGAGGCTCCTTTGCGTTGGGGGTGTGTTCCGTGACCCGTTTCATTCCCTGGTGA
- a CDS encoding DUF2766 family protein — MSDMLSNDQELASDLVACQLVIKQILDVIDVIAPTEVRDKMASQLKSIDFSTHPAGADPVTRRAIEKAIALIEMKFTRN, encoded by the coding sequence ATGTCCGACATGCTGAGCAACGATCAGGAATTGGCCTCCGACCTGGTTGCCTGCCAACTGGTGATCAAACAGATTCTGGATGTTATCGACGTTATCGCACCGACCGAGGTGCGCGACAAGATGGCAAGCCAGTTGAAAAGCATCGATTTCTCCACTCATCCTGCCGGCGCCGATCCCGTGACCCGCAGGGCGATCGAAAAAGCGATTGCGCTGATAGAGATGAAGTTTACCCGTAACTGA
- a CDS encoding DUF2627 domain-containing protein — protein MCGIFSKEVLSKNVSVEYRFSADPYLSASSSNDSSLSM, from the coding sequence ATGTGTGGCATTTTCAGTAAAGAAGTTCTGAGTAAAAACGTTAGCGTTGAATACCGCTTCTCTGCCGATCCTTATCTTAGTGCCTCAAGCAGTAACGACTCTAGTTTGTCTATGTAA
- the fos gene encoding fosfomycin resistance glutathione transferase: MLTGLNHLTLAVSDVNRSFNFYSNLLGFVPHARWQNGAYLSLGELWLCLSWDDARAKNSAKDYTHYAFSVAPADFAKVASRLRQAEVEEWKTNRSEGESLYFLDPDGHQLEIHGGDLASRLAACRATPYQGMEFF; the protein is encoded by the coding sequence ATGTTGACTGGCCTCAACCATCTGACGCTTGCAGTAAGCGACGTCAACCGCAGCTTCAATTTTTACAGCAACCTGTTGGGTTTTGTCCCACATGCTCGCTGGCAGAATGGCGCTTACCTGTCTCTCGGGGAGCTGTGGCTGTGTTTGTCATGGGACGACGCACGAGCCAAAAATTCAGCAAAGGATTACACCCATTATGCGTTCAGCGTGGCACCGGCAGATTTTGCCAAGGTCGCATCGCGGCTGCGCCAGGCAGAGGTTGAGGAGTGGAAAACCAACCGTAGCGAGGGCGAGTCGCTGTACTTTCTTGACCCGGACGGACACCAATTGGAAATTCACGGCGGCGATCTGGCCAGTCGGTTGGCGGCGTGTCGCGCAACGCCCTATCAGGGAATGGAATTTTTCTAA
- a CDS encoding helix-turn-helix domain-containing protein encodes MIQEHHLSLVCALSKWVETHLGRVIHLEELAEYSGYSLWHMQKLFKEATGISLGKYIRERRLAGAVYQLRTSDASIFDIALDFGFGSQSHFTYMFRKRFNITPYDFRQDLSVDLHIAPPLHVIHQKTA; translated from the coding sequence ATGATACAAGAACACCACCTCTCATTAGTCTGCGCCCTCAGTAAATGGGTCGAAACTCACCTTGGAAGAGTGATCCATCTTGAAGAGCTGGCCGAATATTCCGGCTACTCCCTGTGGCACATGCAGAAGCTGTTCAAAGAAGCGACCGGGATTTCGCTGGGTAAGTATATTCGCGAACGCAGGTTAGCCGGGGCGGTTTACCAGTTGCGCACCAGTGACGCCTCCATCTTCGACATCGCTCTGGATTTCGGTTTTGGCTCGCAGTCGCATTTCACTTATATGTTTAGAAAGCGCTTCAACATCACGCCTTATGATTTCCGTCAGGATTTAAGCGTCGACCTGCACATCGCCCCGCCGCTGCACGTCATTCATCAAAAAACCGCCTGA
- the cspE gene encoding transcription antiterminator/RNA stability regulator CspE: MAKIKGQVKWFNESKGFGFITPADGSKDVFVHFSAIQGNGFKTLAEGQNVEFEIQDGQKGPSAVNVTAI; this comes from the coding sequence ATGGCAAAGATCAAAGGTCAAGTTAAGTGGTTCAACGAATCTAAAGGTTTCGGTTTCATCACTCCAGCTGACGGCAGCAAAGACGTGTTCGTACACTTCTCTGCAATCCAGGGTAACGGCTTCAAAACCCTGGCTGAAGGCCAGAACGTTGAGTTCGAAATCCAAGATGGCCAGAAAGGCCCATCTGCAGTAAACGTTACTGCAATCTAA
- a CDS encoding biofilm development regulator YmgB/AriR family protein, with protein sequence MPVSTFSNEHYEALLRDVSLVVGGAVIQLINLNKKVSGNNILAHLVSEIEHETNQQRFATLRSAIEVMGQAPKG encoded by the coding sequence ATGCCCGTTTCTACCTTCTCAAACGAACACTATGAAGCCCTGTTACGCGACGTCAGCCTGGTGGTCGGCGGCGCGGTCATTCAACTGATCAATCTCAACAAAAAAGTTTCCGGCAATAATATTCTGGCCCATTTGGTTAGCGAGATTGAACATGAAACCAACCAGCAACGCTTTGCCACACTGCGTTCCGCCATCGAAGTGATGGGGCAAGCCCCCAAAGGTTAA
- a CDS encoding MBL fold metallo-hydrolase, with the protein MKITNRYYDAGKAHHTPQGFRNPEPTLRREGDLKRWQDERKQQGLPKPPQMGYQQFTQSWWQQADLSGSDNGIWWLGHASMLLRLEGRYILIDPVLSQRASPLSFYGPKRKTPTPLTVQQLPTVDVVLISHNHYDHLDRRTIRQLARRFPHATFIVPLGLKSWFRRYRLQRVEELDWWDSLQLGDLTFHSTPARHWSMRTLWDRNRSLWCGWVIHHPALRFYFSGDSGYSERLADIGARLGPFDVAALPIGAYAPRWFMQEQHMDPQQSVTLYQQLNAPKVIPIHWGVFELADESLDEPPQQLKLALSSAGIEQHRFRPIKIGERILLEPNS; encoded by the coding sequence TTGAAGATAACCAATCGTTACTATGATGCCGGCAAAGCGCACCATACCCCGCAAGGCTTTCGTAACCCGGAGCCTACTCTGCGCCGGGAAGGGGATTTGAAGCGCTGGCAGGATGAGCGCAAGCAGCAAGGCTTGCCCAAGCCGCCGCAAATGGGTTACCAACAGTTTACCCAAAGCTGGTGGCAGCAGGCCGATCTCAGCGGTAGCGACAACGGTATCTGGTGGTTGGGGCATGCCTCAATGCTGCTGCGTCTTGAAGGCCGTTATATCCTGATTGATCCGGTGTTGTCGCAGCGCGCATCGCCGTTGAGTTTTTATGGGCCAAAGCGCAAGACCCCAACGCCGCTGACGGTACAGCAGTTACCGACGGTTGACGTGGTATTGATCTCGCATAACCACTATGACCATCTCGATCGGCGCACCATCAGGCAGTTGGCGCGCCGTTTTCCACATGCGACCTTTATCGTCCCGTTGGGATTGAAGAGTTGGTTTCGACGTTATCGCCTGCAACGGGTCGAGGAGCTGGATTGGTGGGATAGCCTGCAGTTGGGCGACCTGACGTTTCACAGTACGCCGGCGCGCCACTGGAGCATGCGCACCCTGTGGGACCGCAATCGCTCTTTATGGTGCGGTTGGGTGATTCATCATCCGGCACTGCGTTTCTATTTTTCGGGCGACAGCGGCTATTCGGAGCGGCTGGCGGACATTGGCGCTCGTTTAGGGCCGTTCGACGTGGCGGCGTTGCCGATAGGCGCTTATGCACCACGTTGGTTCATGCAGGAACAGCATATGGATCCGCAACAGTCGGTGACGCTGTATCAGCAATTAAACGCTCCGAAGGTCATTCCAATCCATTGGGGTGTTTTTGAATTAGCCGATGAGTCATTGGATGAGCCGCCGCAGCAATTAAAACTGGCATTGAGTTCTGCCGGGATAGAGCAACACCGGTTCCGGCCAATTAAAATTGGTGAGCGTATCCTGCTTGAGCCTAACTCTTAA